From a region of the Geothrix sp. 21YS21S-2 genome:
- a CDS encoding ABC transporter permease has product MDIRELFRLALASLTRNLSRAILTMLGIIIGVGSVIVMIGIGTGSKEATLAVIQNMGSNTLIIFNGGSSANSRMGPMAAGGVEVLREEDAALIEQELCATSVVAATPQVRTSQAAVFQSFNYLTSIQGAGEGFARIQGWTVRDGRVFTKGEVKSQAKVCVVGTTVVKNLFPGGEDPIGQVIRIGKLPFEIVGLLESKGAGMMGDQDDVIVAPYSTVMHKLMGRDRISNLLVSAQEGRAQLAENEIRALLRQRLRVAEKDESPFTIRKQDDLVKMMSQQADVLTLFLALAAAISLVVGGIGISNIMLVSVTERTREIGVRRAIGALRRTILLQFLTEAVVMSILGGAIGIALAGATLWILRSATTTPAVMETWAVALGLGFSGTVGVLAGFLPALKASRLDVIDALRYE; this is encoded by the coding sequence ATGGACATCCGCGAGCTCTTCCGCCTGGCCCTGGCATCCCTCACCCGCAACCTTTCCCGGGCCATCCTCACCATGCTGGGGATCATCATCGGCGTGGGGTCCGTCATCGTGATGATCGGCATCGGCACGGGCTCCAAGGAGGCCACCCTGGCCGTCATCCAGAACATGGGATCCAACACGCTCATCATCTTCAACGGCGGGAGTTCCGCCAACAGCCGCATGGGGCCCATGGCCGCGGGGGGCGTGGAGGTGCTCCGGGAGGAGGACGCCGCCCTCATCGAGCAGGAGCTCTGCGCCACCAGCGTGGTGGCCGCCACCCCGCAGGTGAGGACCTCCCAGGCCGCGGTCTTCCAGAGCTTCAACTACCTCACCAGCATCCAGGGCGCAGGGGAAGGCTTCGCGCGCATCCAGGGCTGGACGGTCCGGGACGGCCGGGTCTTCACGAAGGGCGAGGTGAAGAGCCAGGCCAAGGTGTGCGTGGTGGGCACCACCGTCGTCAAGAACCTCTTCCCCGGCGGGGAGGATCCCATCGGCCAGGTCATCCGCATCGGCAAGCTCCCCTTCGAGATCGTCGGCCTCCTGGAGTCCAAGGGCGCCGGCATGATGGGGGACCAGGACGACGTCATCGTCGCACCCTATTCCACCGTGATGCACAAACTCATGGGCCGGGACCGGATCTCCAACCTCCTGGTGAGCGCGCAGGAGGGCCGGGCCCAGCTCGCCGAGAACGAGATCAGGGCCCTGCTCCGGCAGCGCCTGCGCGTGGCCGAGAAGGACGAGTCCCCCTTCACGATCCGCAAGCAGGACGACCTGGTGAAGATGATGAGCCAGCAGGCCGATGTGCTGACCCTCTTCCTGGCCCTGGCGGCCGCCATCTCCCTGGTGGTGGGCGGCATCGGCATCTCCAACATCATGCTGGTGTCGGTCACCGAGCGCACCCGGGAGATCGGCGTCCGGCGCGCCATCGGGGCCCTGCGGCGCACGATCCTGCTGCAGTTCCTCACGGAGGCCGTGGTGATGTCCATCCTGGGCGGGGCCATCGGCATCGCCCTGGCCGGCGCGACCCTCTGGATCCTGCGCAGCGCGACCACGACCCCCGCGGTGATGGAGACCTGGGCCGTGGCGCTGGGCCTGGGCTTCAGCGGGACGGTGGGGGTGCTGGCGGGATTTCTCCCGGCGCTGAAGGCCTCACGGCTGGATGTGATCGATGCGCTGAGGTACGAATAG
- a CDS encoding RNA polymerase sigma factor: protein MTGTPPTEAQLIRLASQGDSDAFGDLVRPHLSLFHNGINRILGNVSDTQDALQDALIGIFRDLPGFEGRSRFSSWAYKVCINSALMHRRTRSRNPEPADFPGLGPFDRDGHHQERHGPEWHVEAEAHGLVEKRELRECLLAALDDLPDGHRDVFVLKDLEDWETSDIARHLGLEPAAVRQRLHRARVLVQSRLRTFVQGGRP, encoded by the coding sequence ATGACAGGGACTCCCCCGACCGAAGCGCAGCTCATCCGACTGGCCTCCCAGGGCGATTCGGACGCCTTCGGCGACCTCGTGCGGCCCCACCTGAGCCTCTTCCACAACGGCATCAACCGCATCCTGGGCAACGTCTCGGACACCCAGGACGCCCTGCAGGACGCGCTCATCGGCATCTTCCGGGACCTGCCCGGCTTCGAGGGCCGCAGCCGATTCTCCAGCTGGGCCTACAAGGTGTGCATCAATTCCGCCCTCATGCACCGCCGCACCCGGAGCCGGAACCCCGAACCCGCCGACTTCCCCGGCCTGGGTCCTTTCGACCGGGACGGCCACCACCAGGAGCGGCACGGCCCGGAGTGGCACGTGGAGGCCGAGGCCCACGGCCTGGTGGAGAAGCGGGAGCTCCGCGAATGCCTCCTGGCCGCCCTGGACGACCTCCCCGACGGCCACCGGGACGTCTTCGTCCTCAAGGACCTCGAGGACTGGGAGACCTCCGACATCGCCCGCCACCTCGGGCTGGAACCCGCCGCGGTGCGCCAGCGCCTGCACCGCGCCCGCGTCCTGGTCCAGTCCCGCCTTCGAACCTTCGTCCAGGGAGGCCGCCCGTGA
- a CDS encoding putative DNA-binding domain-containing protein: MPESRTLHLQRSLAALVLDAVPPSGEPFDGLREGLLAYRDLARPSLVDPLETMFPVTLALLEEEHAWTPCVDAFLEARCVPSQHHRDIAPAFLGWLARTGWGLDRWPFLQELVHWELLETLVYRFEDLPAPEGLAPSPGPGSRVVLDAATRLVSYAHAVHLASEAAPRPEPGTVHLLAYRDREGLFETLELTPATAYLLTEGASRPLGEVLEELGIADTGPSVAFLEDLRETGAIAGFTLAGR, encoded by the coding sequence ATGCCTGAGTCCCGGACCCTGCACCTCCAGCGTTCCCTGGCGGCCCTCGTGCTGGACGCCGTCCCCCCCTCCGGCGAGCCCTTCGACGGCCTGCGGGAGGGGCTCCTGGCCTACCGGGACCTGGCCCGGCCGAGCCTGGTGGACCCCCTGGAGACCATGTTCCCCGTCACCCTGGCCCTGCTCGAGGAGGAGCACGCATGGACACCCTGCGTGGACGCCTTCCTCGAGGCCCGCTGCGTCCCCAGCCAGCACCACCGGGACATCGCGCCGGCCTTCCTGGGCTGGCTGGCGCGCACCGGCTGGGGCCTGGACCGCTGGCCCTTCCTGCAGGAGCTCGTCCACTGGGAGCTCCTGGAGACCCTCGTGTACCGCTTCGAGGACCTGCCCGCCCCGGAGGGCCTCGCCCCCTCGCCCGGACCCGGGTCCCGGGTGGTGCTGGATGCAGCCACGCGGCTGGTGTCGTACGCCCACGCCGTGCACCTCGCCTCGGAGGCGGCTCCCCGCCCGGAGCCGGGAACCGTCCACCTCCTCGCCTATCGCGACCGCGAGGGCCTCTTCGAGACCCTGGAACTGACCCCGGCCACGGCCTACCTGCTCACGGAGGGCGCCTCCCGGCCCCTGGGGGAGGTGCTCGAGGAGCTGGGCATCGCGGACACCGGGCCTTCCGTGGCGTTCCTGGAGGATTTGCGCGAGACGGGCGCCATCGCGGGGTTTACCCTAGCGGGACGATGA
- a CDS encoding DUF692 domain-containing protein: MEPTPFTGIGLGLRRPHMEAVARDPGLGVPFWETCPENLIGEGGRHHRWAMAVLERDAVLTHGLAISLGGFDTWDKDYLLELGKFLTRTGTPWHSEHLCFTSVDGSCLHDLLPLPFTREAARHTIRRARDLQARLPVPLILENITYYAPLGRGEMDEAQFIAEVLEGADAGWLLDINNVYVNALNFGFDPREWLASMPLHRVVQMHIAGHRKIGDLTVDTHGAPVIGPVAELMRWTLQRIGRRVPVLLERDSHIPELAELLAEREALQAVYDEALGPVHA; this comes from the coding sequence ATGGAGCCGACCCCCTTCACCGGCATCGGCCTGGGCCTGCGGCGTCCCCACATGGAGGCCGTGGCCCGGGATCCGGGGCTGGGGGTCCCGTTCTGGGAGACCTGCCCCGAGAACCTCATCGGGGAAGGGGGCCGCCACCACCGGTGGGCCATGGCGGTGCTGGAACGGGACGCGGTCCTCACCCACGGCCTCGCGATCTCCCTGGGGGGCTTCGATACCTGGGACAAGGACTACCTGTTGGAACTGGGCAAGTTCCTGACGCGGACCGGCACCCCCTGGCATTCCGAGCACCTGTGTTTCACCAGCGTTGACGGCAGCTGCCTTCACGACCTGCTCCCCCTGCCCTTCACCCGGGAGGCGGCGCGGCACACCATCCGCCGGGCCCGGGACCTGCAGGCGCGCCTGCCGGTGCCCCTGATCCTCGAGAACATCACCTACTACGCCCCCCTGGGCCGGGGGGAGATGGACGAGGCCCAGTTCATCGCCGAGGTGCTGGAAGGCGCTGACGCGGGCTGGCTCCTGGACATCAACAACGTCTACGTCAACGCCCTGAACTTCGGGTTCGACCCCCGGGAATGGCTGGCCTCCATGCCCCTGCACCGGGTGGTCCAGATGCACATCGCCGGGCACCGGAAGATCGGGGACCTGACGGTGGACACCCACGGCGCCCCGGTCATCGGGCCGGTGGCCGAGCTCATGCGCTGGACCCTCCAGCGCATCGGCAGGCGGGTCCCCGTGCTGCTGGAACGGGACAGCCACATCCCGGAGCTGGCCGAGCTCCTGGCGGAGCGCGAGGCGCTCCAGGCCGTCTACGACGAGGCCCTGGGGCCGGTCCATGCCTGA